The sequence below is a genomic window from bacterium.
TAAGCATCCCTTCCAGAATCTTGCGTAGATCGTCCATATCGCGCAAGATAGCAACTATCGCTAACCTTGTGAAGGTGAAGAAAGGCGAAGGTTGAAAGTTCTAATCCACGGCTGCTGCGGCCCCTGCCTCATAATGCCCCTCGCCGGTCTTGCCGGGGAGGGGGCGGAAACCCGCGTCTTTTTCTACAATCCGAATATCCACCCCTACACCGAGTGGGAAAAAAGGCGAGAGACGCTGACCGCCCACTGCGAAAGAGAGGGCGCACCGCTCCTCCCGGTCCCGGAATACGATATAAGCGAGTGGTTTCGCGCCATCGCCTACCGGGAGACGCAGCGGTGCAGGCTCTGCTACTACCTTCGCCTTCGCGAAACCGCCAAAGTCGCCAAAAAGGGCAAA
It includes:
- a CDS encoding epoxyqueuosine reductase QueH, with the protein product MKVLIHGCCGPCLIMPLAGLAGEGAETRVFFYNPNIHPYTEWEKRRETLTAHCEREGAPLLPVPEYDISEWFRAIAYRETQRCRLCYYLRLRETAKVAKKGKFDCFTTSLLCSKYQKHELIRETGEEVSKEFDVPFLYRDWRDDWEEGVRRSRELSMYRQPYCGCLYSETERYREKGAAK